A DNA window from Littorina saxatilis isolate snail1 unplaced genomic scaffold, US_GU_Lsax_2.0 scaffold_561, whole genome shotgun sequence contains the following coding sequences:
- the LOC138954762 gene encoding ribonucleoside-diphosphate reductase small chain, with amino-acid sequence MYKKAEASFWTAEEVDLSKDLQHWEKLKPEERHFISHVLAFFAASDGIVNENLVERFSKEVQVTEARCFYGFQVAMENIHSEMYSLLIDTYIKDPKEKDFLFNAVQTMPCVKEKADWAIKWINDQNAPYGERVVAFAAVEGIFFSGSFAAIFWLKKRGIMPGLTFSNELISRDEGLHCDFACLMFKHLFRKPSQDRVYAIIEDAVRIEQTFLTEALPCNLIGMNSELMKQYIEFVADRLLVELGCDKVYNSENPFDFMEHISLEGKTNFFEKRVGEYQRMGVMGNKKEDNHTFTLDADF; translated from the coding sequence ATGTACAAGAAGGCAGAGGCATCGTTCTGGACAGCAGAGGAGGTCGATCTCTCCAAAGACTTGCAGCACTGGGAGAAACTGAAGCCGGAGGAGCGTCACTTCATTTCTCACGTGCTGGCTTTCTTTGCTGCCAGTGATGGTATTGTCAACGAGAACTTGGTGGAGCGTTTCAGCAAAGAGGTGCAAGTGACGGAAGCCAGGTGTTTCTACGGTTTTCAGGTTGCTATGGAAAACATTCACAGTGAAATGTACAGTCTGCTCATCGACACTTATATCAAGGACCCCAAAGAGAAGGACTTCCTGTTCAATGCCGTTCAGACCATGCCATGCGTGAAGGAGAAGGCTGACTGGGCGATTAAATGGATCAACGACCAGAACGCTCCCTACGGTGAGCGAGTGGTGGCCTTCGCTGCGGTGGAAGGGATCTTCTTCTCTGGGTCTTTTGCCGCCATCTTCTGGTTGAAGAAGCGAGGAATCATGCCTGGACTCACCTTCAGCAATGAGCTCATCAGCAGAGATGAAGGTCTCCACTGTGATTTTGCCTGCCTCATGTTCAAGCACCTTTTTCGCAAGCCCTCCCAGGACCGGGTCTACGCCATTATCGAGGATGCTGTGCGGATCGAGCAGACGTTCCTGACAGAGGCTCTCCCCTGCAATCTGATTGGTATGAACAGTGAGCTGATGAAACAATACATCGAGTTTGTGGCCGACAGGTTGCTCGTGGAGCTAGGTTGTGACAAGGTGTACAACTCTGAGAATCCCTTTGATTTCATGGAACACATCTCACTAGAGGGCAAGACCAACTTCTTTGAGAAGCGAGTGGGCGAGTACCAGCGCATGGGGGTGATGGGAAATAAGAAAGAGGATAACCACACATTCACGCTTGATGCTGACTTCTGA